Genomic segment of Coffea arabica cultivar ET-39 chromosome 1e, Coffea Arabica ET-39 HiFi, whole genome shotgun sequence:
CATCAGCAATAGTGAACCAAGCCACAATGGACCGAATTGCCTATCGCGATGAAACGGAATTGGGTGAGGAAGAACAACAAGAAGAGGGCGAAAACAGGCAGGCCACAACTGATGCAGGGTCTTCTCAGGCTACAAATGGGCGAACAATTCAAGACATGATTGGAGCTGTGATCACTGAGATGCGTGCAATGCGTGAAGTGGTTGATCGGTTGGATGGGAGAGTACATGCAGTCGAGGGGCGATTGTCTGCGATCGAAGACAGATTGGAGGCATTGAGTGGTGGTTAAAACACAAGCCGAGTGGAGCGAAATGAACACGGAAATTAGTCACAGGCTATAATCTTTGTTTTTAGATTAATCTTTTGTAGCTAATGTGCTACGCATATGTTACAAGTCTAACACAGTTGACATGTCAATATATTGTTATTTCAATGTAGGACTTATTGTTCAGATTAAGTGTTGTCTATTTTGGatttgctggcagggagtttaggccacttttaaggggagactctgtcaaattttttccaaaaataaaaagtaaatgtatatatgtatgtatattaaTCACAATAAATTACAATAAACAAATAAGCAAATGTAAGTTATAAATAATCACGTAATAATCATTTCATAAAGGGTTAATGCAAATAACCCCTACAaactatatttttatatatttataatatatttgtataaatattatatatttttataaattaaatataatataaatatgtaattatacatttatttaaatattatatatttaacatatatataatatatattatacatttatgtatacGTATTTATGTAATTATACATTTGTATGCATTTATATTaacatttatgtatatttataatatacattaatattatgtattatgtataatataatacatttatacatttatattaatatacataatattaataatacatttatattaattatattaatacatttatacataaatttaatatatgtatttataatatattaatttatacatttatataatattcatttttaatttatacaattaatacatttatattatatttatattatgtattatatacaatataatatatttttgtatttttatataaatatataaatatatttatttataaatatttataaatttattacaaacacataaatgtatataaatatttaaacaataaaaattttaaattacaaataatatgaattatacatttataaataatattaatatatatttataaattataatttatagatttatataatattcaaatataatttatattaattatacatttataaatatatttatattacgtatacatttataaatacatttacagatttttttatcaatacgtaaatacatttatttacaaatatttataaatgtattataaatgtcatttaagaaatttaacTTTTCCACTACATAATAGCAAATTAGagaaattgattaatcaattattagtagtatcaataacaaaaaaataaaatactattCTTGTTCATTCTTATTATTTATTTCACTGTAAATAATAATTGCTAACTTTTCTTTTTATGTGGTATATAATAAGTTACTTTTAATATAAGTAGTTGACTAACTACGAATTCTCAATTAGTTTATAGAtacttaaattattgaattactaGATTAATGCACTTTGCAAAAATTGTTGACGTACTAGATTAATACACTTTACAATATCAGCtacatatattttttaacaaCAAAGAGTTTATGGTAAAttattaagaatgaatttaacaaatacacaaattttaaaagtaatttaaaaaatatttgaatttttttatgcaatttttctaGGAATTCGTATTTATCGGATGCAAGataaagtccaaccaaaaaGCTTGCTAGATTGGTTAAGATTTATTCCCCCAAATTATTATCAACTATTGATGTCAATATTAtgggatcttttttttttccagttgtgatgaatttagagCCTTAAGTAGTAAAATTTGTAGAAATTTGCAATGAAATCATAAAGCAAGAGAAAATGGCATTACAactgaagcaaaaagaaaaatttttaggcAAAATCTAGAATCCTGTTGTTGGAAAGCAAACAACATAGGTACATAGTGAATACTGATCACTAGCAATAATCATAAGTGTAAAATTGCAGCTTGCAGCGCCCACTGGACAACGGAGGCTTTGTGGTTTGATGCGAGGTACATGACCTCGCATTTCAGAAATGCGAGGTACATATacctcgcatttgtgaaatgcgaagTCATGCACCTCGCATTTCAGcttttgttttttgattttttttttaatttcggTGGTAGAAAATTGAAGGAGAGttcgcattcagcaaatgcgagCTCAAGGGACTCGCATTTGATGAATGCGAAGATCCTAAAAACAGAAACCAGTACACAAAATACCccctttgtagaattttttttaaaaatcatcaTAATTTTAGGAATTTTTCCACAGTTTAGCACCTTGAACGAGATCATGCATGCATGCACACATGCATGGCAAGTAGAAAACAATACAAGAAACAAGAAGAATTAAGATGTATGCAAAATAATTACCTCGCTAAATGGCTTGATCCCAAGATGTGAAGTAACTGCAACTTGTTTGAGATTTTAGAATTTCTAGGGTGGACAAAGACAAAATGGCCTCCTATTTATAATGACCTTTTGACTGAAAATTGGGTTTCAAGAACTTCCAATTTCTGCTTTTGGAAGGTGGACAAAGTTTCGTGCATGTCCAACCTTATGGAAGCTTTCTATATATTTCCTTTGATGTATTTCATTTTAGGAAACCACTCTAATCCTTTTCAAGTCATGAAAACGAAGAATTAACAAATCTGAAGTAATATCTAATTGTAAACGTGCAACGCAACTAGAATATGAATTTTGGTTTATATTCTTGTGACTTTAGTTTAATGTTGGAAAATATGTTACTCAGAACATATATGGAACTTTGATTTGAATCTATCAAACTCTATTAACTTTTGCTTGGATTTGTTCAAAGTGGTGAAAAGTGGAAATGAAGAGAAATAGAATATAGAGTTAGATTGGTTCAAACATTTTTAGGTTTTAATTTTCTCCTAACCAAACTTGAAAACTTAATCTTCGAAGTAGTTAGCAAACCAACGTATTGAAATTTACTCAAGAATCATAAGAATTATGCATAATATTTATTGATCAACATGAATAGGTACCATCACTCAATGGTAATAGAAATAAGTGTAGTATTAATTATGTTCTTTATTGGTTAAGATTGAGGCGCATAGAAATTAGAGATCCTGACTTCTAATTCTTCTTTCCTCTTTCTATTTCTTGAATCTCAACCCTCTcatctaaataattataaaaaaaatcaatgttACGCTTATCTTTTCTGTTCATGGTTGGAAAACATGGTCGATTAAGTGGTGATAACGtattatatgaaaaaaaaatttcttattgttCAGAAACTTTATAGTTCCATTAATTTTTAATGGCATATAGTTTCATTTTTGTGAGGAAGCTTCTTTTCCATTTAGCCGCGGACAAAATATCAAGTCCATTGCAAGGAAGCCTAAGCAACAGTCATGAGAATTGAGTTGAAAACCTTAAAAGTAGAATTTACAGGGATGGAAcagatgaaataaataaaacaaaagcaaaattttgTCCAAAAACTTTCCAATGTATACATGCAAGTTTCAGCGCACCAGTTTGAGTTATATTAGTATAATATCTTACGTACAAGCTAATGAATGGAGGCATTGTGTAGTGTTAGTTCTTGAGTTCATTTTATCGCTTAAGTAACAAAAGATATCCATTCATGAGCATTGTTAATGAACATTATACGGTGTGATGAGAAGATGAGGTATACATGTCTGGATCACTCCATCGGTTGGTGGGAAGCAAAGGTGAAGGTGAGCGGGAGGAAAAGTTACCCATTTGCAGACTTGCAGTTTCATTATAACTTGACTTGTGGAGATTTGGATGTCAGGCTGTATTTAGCTGTTAAAAACACGGGGCATAAAAGCTTGGATTTTCAAGCCATAAGTTGAATGTGCAGATTGTATTTTGGACCACAAAATCCTTCATTGCATAATGGTGGGAGTGATTACTCGAATATGTTAGGCCTGAAATGGCCATTAACCACAAAAATAAGCgtagcaaatttttttttttcaaacgtcACTTGGTTTGCAtcgaaaatatattttttaattaattttttatcttctcaattatatttttattttctatacattatatcataaaaagtgttataataattattccaaattaTCTCCAATCTAGGTACAAGGTTTCCTAACACCAGTTTAGGCTTTGACCTAATCatcattactatataaaaaACATGAATCTTAGTAAAGTACTTTTTTTATCTTAGTTTTTGCTATCCCTAAATTACCCTCGTGtcttttaattagaattattacatttcaatgtgccactaattaaaagaaataaaatactCTAATTGTTTACATTTCAATAGTATTggtaattataattaaaaattgctcaTTAAAAACTACTTACCTAACCTTGGTCTCCATCTCCAAATATTATAAGTATCAAAATTTTGTAATCGAAGCATGAAAAGTTTCTCATTAATCATTATTTgagattgtaaaaaaaaaatcaatataaaaaatagatactttttggaaaaaagagaaacataaaagaagaaaagagccCTTATTCATTTGTATATTTTCATACAAATATCATGAGCAAATTTAACAATTATGCACTTTTTACCAATatgaaaaactgaaaaaaaacaaaatataaaacaaaactATTTCAATCAAATGAATtttaactaaaaattaaataaccaaTATAAAATGATTGAGTAATATGAATAATTTACATTCTCTATTGATAACAAAAAAATGCTTAGATAAAATGTAAGTAGTCCAAAATTCATGTTTGAGGGCTTGGATTTGTCCATAATTTAAAATACGAAATGTTTGGTTCTTAATTTGTGCTGCTTATTAATAATTAATCCAATCGCTCACATCTTTCTAGATCAAAAGCCTTCGTAATTGTCAAGCAATCAAAAGTTACAATTCATGACCCAGCTTTGCATCATGTTAACACAGGTGATTTGAgtcatctaattttttttttttttaattttacttcTAAAGTTGATGGCCCAAATATGAGTTTTGTCAACTTTGTTTCATCTGAACTATTAATTGTACTTATATAATTGTCCTAAGAAACCActctttaatttttctaatGTAATTATTACCATCCTATGGCATTCGGCAGCATTAGTAGGTCAAAGAACCACTACGAGAGGATCCTAGGCTTTATTGCGTTActttatttatatatgtatgcaTGTGTTTTGTGTGGAACACCAGAATTCAAACATGTTTATTCCAGTCTTATGAAATTGTGTGCTTGTGAACAAGGGATCAAAAGTATGGCAGCATTTTGTGCATAGAATGCTAGTGAGGttcttttaattgtgcaaaatttgTATTAGTTGGACTCGTATTCACTTAGATTCTATTTAATAACCCAATTCAACACtaaaatttaatggatttagatcGTAATATATTTAAACGTATTtgataacaataaaataaaacatttgaattaattaagtggtactaAATTTCTTAGGTAAAACttgccaaaataaataaatgataaactattcacttattacttaatgtgatatacattcaaatgtATCAGATTTAGTATTTAGAGATTCAGTAACTTAATGAATTACGATTTCATATTATAGATTTCAGAGTtcagttttcaaatttcaattttatcaaacgcactgCTAATTTCATACGCTAAATGTTCTTTTGTGCAATTTATCATGAACTAGAAATTTTAGTACAATTCATCTCTCAATCTTGGATATTTCAAAAGCACAGAAGAGGTGTGTCATTTGGTTATCATCATTACTTAAGTCCTGTTTGATAACgtaattcaacacttaaacttaatagaattagatcttaatatattcagaccatttgataaccaaaaattaaacatctaaattaattaagtggcaatgaattttctaggcaaaatttgcttccaaaattaactgataagctattcacttatcattaaATGTGATATGCACccaaatatattagatttaatacttaacaattcaataatttaatagattcagactTCAAAATTCAGTTTGATGTTAAATTGTCAAAATATATTGTCGTGAAAAGTCAAGTTTGATGTTAAATTGTCAAAATTGCAGTCAAAAATTGATCGTGAAACCTTTTCCTTGGTTGTCAGTTATATCATGGAGATGGGGAAGAAGAAGATGGTATTTAGGTGTAATAGTTAATGAGTACTTTAGGAATTGCAATAGAATTTTCTATTGACTTTACTGAAACTCAAACAATCAACGTTGTTGGATTAGCAGTAGGGGTGCATGTGTTATAAATTTCTCAAGCGAAAGGTCTTTTTGTAGTTTTGCTAAAATTGAGAGTTTGTTTGGTTATTTGGCTAAATCTCAAGCAaaataaatgtaattaaccctagaACAAAATTACAAACGACACTTCTAttacttatttatttctttatttctttaatttccctacATTAAATGTTAGACTTGTAGATTTGGAAAACtcaaaattcttgatttgtaAATAACATCAGTGCTATTAGTATTTAAAGGATGATTACTATTTATGATTAAGATACTAACACTTCAGAGATATCTAGCTAATTTAAAAAACACCAAAACATTTTTATAGAGTATTTGTGTTACGGTGTACAATTTTAATTCTATGTGAATTCAAATTTTAGGTAATTTCTTAATTATTCAAACAAAGAATTTGGGATTTCAATTGAATTACGTATCAATTCTATGCCtttcccaaacaaaaaaaaatatcaattatTTGAAATTCCAGTTCTACAGAATTTCTATTCCAATTCAATTCTAATTTTATAGAACAAACGCAGCCTTAGTATTTTCATGCGTATTCACCATATCCTCTCTGCTAAAGCTTTCTCTTTCTGTCCACGGTCCCTTTTCTCTGCGATTCAAGAAATGTTACTGAGAACAAAACTCAAACACCTCACCTACAAACACATAATCCCCCTTATCCGCTCGCTCTCTTACCTCAATCCTCAGCCTCAGGTGTCCCAGCAGCAGCAGCCTTCTTCTCTACGGCGACAACAAGATCCATACTCCCTCCTAAAAGAAGAACCGATTCAAATCCTCGCGGACCTCTGGGTCaaaacgttctcccaacgccaaCAACCAAAGCCCTTCACCAACCTCACTGGTTTCCTCTCAAAATTCGATCTCTGGGTCCTCGCTTACCAGAGAACTTGCGCCCACGTAAGCGGCACATTCCCACCTCGTAATGCTCTTCACTCGGATGTTCTGTGCGACGTGTTGTCACTGAGAAACGCCGTGGTTCGTAACAAGTTTTCATGGAACTGCAAGACGCATCAGTTTATTCGTGGCCCCAATGAAAAACCCCTCACCAAGTTACTCTCGAGACGCCAACTGAACCCAATTTTGACGTCCAAGAATCCACCGTTTCAAGATCGTGTTGTGCAGGAGGTACTCTTCATGATTCTGGAACCCGTTTTTGATCCACGgttttcatccaaatcacatGCTTTTAGGCCTGGGAGGAATGCGCATACGGTTATTAGGACTCTTAGGAGTAACTTTGCAGGATACTTGTGGTTTTTGAGGGGCGATTTAAGTCCAATTCTTGATGAGGTTGATGTAAATGTGGTAATGCGATGCATTGAAAATGCTGTGAAAGATAAGAAAGTTCTGAACTTGATAAAATCTGGGTTAAAAGGCGCTGTAAATAACTGTTTAACTGATGTTGAATGTGAAGGGAAAATGAAGAAGAGCAAGAGGAAAAAAGGGCGGACAAAGAAGAGAATCTTGAGTGAGAATGAGCCAAAGCCAGACCCGTATTGGTTGAGAACGTTTTTCAATTTTGCACCTGAGGAGGCTGCAAAGGTGCCGAACTATGGATATTGCGGGATACTTAGTCCTTTGCTGGCTAATGTGTGTCTGAATGAGCTTGATCAAATGATGGAAGAGAAGATAATTGAGTTCTTTAAGCCCTGTGAACAAGATTCTATATGGAAGTACTCGATAGAAGATGGCTATCATAACCCTTCTTGGCCGGAGTTCGTTCCATCTGGTGGGAAGGAGAAGACGAGGAAGATGGATTACGTTAGATTTGGGGGTCATTTTCTAATTGGGATTCGGGGAACTAGAGAGGAAGCAGTGGGAATTAGGAAGGATATAATTGAGTTTTGTGAAAACAATTTTGGCATAAGGCTAGACAATTCCAAATTTGAGATTGAGCATATTACTAGGGGAATTGATTTTTTGGATCACACACTGTGTCGTAGGATCATATATCCTACTCTTCGTTACACTGGGACAGGTGGAAAGATAGTCAGTGAGAAAGGTGTAGGAACTCTGCTTTCAGTCACAGCTAGTTTGCAGCAGTGCATTCGTCAATTTAGAAGGCTCGAGTTTGTGAAAGGTGATAGGGACCCAGAGCCACTCCCTTGCACCCCAATGCTTTATTCGGGACAAGCTCATACTAATTCTCAAATGAACAAGTTCCTTGAGACCATGGCAGACTGGTATAGATATGCAGATAACAGAAAGAAAATTGTTGGGTTTTGTGCTTATGTCATTCGAAGTTCTCTTGCTAAACTTTATGCTGCCAGGTATAGATTGAAATCTCGTGCCAAAGTCTACAAGATTGCTACACGTGATCTTAGTCGTCCTTTGAGGGAGAGTAGTAATAACTCTGCACCTGAGTATTCAGATCTTTTGAGGATGGGGCTTGTTGATGCTATTGATGGTGTACAATTTTCTCGCATGTCTTTGATTCCTTCATGTGATTACAGTCCATTCCCTAGGAATTGGATCCCAGACCATGAGAAAGTGTTGCATGAATATATCAACTTACAAGATCCGAAGTTCTTTTATGAActgcaaaaatcactcaagcaacaAGTTCTATCATCACCCCAAGATGACATGTCTGAGATTGTGTGGAGTTGCAAGACACTTGGTATCCAAAACTACTGCCTTAATGGTGCGACAGAGGTGCATGATGCTTCTCCAACAGTTAGAAGGTGAATAAGAAAGCAATTTGATCGCTGAAAATAGAATTT
This window contains:
- the LOC113703948 gene encoding nuclear intron maturase 1, mitochondrial; the protein is MRIHHILSAKAFSFCPRSLFSAIQEMLLRTKLKHLTYKHIIPLIRSLSYLNPQPQVSQQQQPSSLRRQQDPYSLLKEEPIQILADLWVKTFSQRQQPKPFTNLTGFLSKFDLWVLAYQRTCAHVSGTFPPRNALHSDVLCDVLSLRNAVVRNKFSWNCKTHQFIRGPNEKPLTKLLSRRQLNPILTSKNPPFQDRVVQEVLFMILEPVFDPRFSSKSHAFRPGRNAHTVIRTLRSNFAGYLWFLRGDLSPILDEVDVNVVMRCIENAVKDKKVLNLIKSGLKGAVNNCLTDVECEGKMKKSKRKKGRTKKRILSENEPKPDPYWLRTFFNFAPEEAAKVPNYGYCGILSPLLANVCLNELDQMMEEKIIEFFKPCEQDSIWKYSIEDGYHNPSWPEFVPSGGKEKTRKMDYVRFGGHFLIGIRGTREEAVGIRKDIIEFCENNFGIRLDNSKFEIEHITRGIDFLDHTLCRRIIYPTLRYTGTGGKIVSEKGVGTLLSVTASLQQCIRQFRRLEFVKGDRDPEPLPCTPMLYSGQAHTNSQMNKFLETMADWYRYADNRKKIVGFCAYVIRSSLAKLYAARYRLKSRAKVYKIATRDLSRPLRESSNNSAPEYSDLLRMGLVDAIDGVQFSRMSLIPSCDYSPFPRNWIPDHEKVLHEYINLQDPKFFYELQKSLKQQVLSSPQDDMSEIVWSCKTLGIQNYCLNGATEVHDASPTVRR